The following proteins come from a genomic window of Melospiza georgiana isolate bMelGeo1 chromosome 3, bMelGeo1.pri, whole genome shotgun sequence:
- the HLX gene encoding H2.0-like homeobox protein: MYTAGLAPFYASNFSLWSAAYCSASGPAAGGCFPLDAAAAKKPSFCIADILHAGGEAAAGAADSLPGGPGTGMPAALGAVHHGGPFHTAASPLRPTPVVAPDAPAAFPPRLSPLSSAYHSHHHRPPQHRGPAAAAAGGGGAPAPARLPGGHTHGSAPAPASKDLKFGIDRILSAEFDPKVKEGNTLRDLTSLLTTSRQTGVHLPNLQPSAGQFFASLDPINEASAILGPLNTNPRSSVQHQFQDTFPGPYAVLTKDTLPQTYKRKRSWSRAVFSNLQRKGLEKRFEIQKYVTKPDRKQLAAMLGLTDAQVKVWFQNRRMKWRHSKEAQAQKDKEPPPEPEPAAQRAGIEAPAAPGEPERSPSRSEGDSDSSDAESLDMAPSDTERTEGADRSLPAAGLGKSSGSAGLPSPPPASPEPRGGL, encoded by the exons ATGTACACGGCCGGGCTGGCTCCTTTCTACGCCTCCAACTTCAGCTTGTGGTCAGCGGCGTACTGCTCTGCATCGGGGCCGGCGGCCGGCGGCTGCTTCCCTCTGGACGCCGCGGCGGCCAAGAAGCCGTCCTTCTGCATCGCCGACATCCTCCACGCCGGCGGCGAGGCGGCGGCCGGAGCCGCCGACAGCCTGCCCGGAGGGCCCGGCACCGGGATGCCGGCCGCGCTGGGAGCCGTGCACCACGGCGGGCCCTTCCACACCGCGGCCTCGCCGCTCCGGCCCACGCCCGTCGTGGCCCCCGACGCCCCCGCCGCGTTCCCGCCGCGCCTCTCGCCGCTCTCCAGCGCCTACCACTCCCACCACCACCGCCCCCCGCAGCACCGGggccccgcggcggcggcggcgggcggcggaggcgccccggcccccgcccggCTGCCCGGCGGCCACACGCACGGCTCGGCGCCGGCGCCCGCCAGCAAGGACCTGAAATTCGGCATCGACCGCATTTTATCGGCGGAGTTTGACCCCAAAGTCAAGGAAGGCAACACGTTGAGAG ATCTGACCTCCTTATTAACTACAAGCCGCCAAACAGGGGTTCATCTCCCCAACTTGCAGCCTTCCGCCGGCCAGTTCTTCGCGTCTCTAGACCCTATTAACGAGGCCTCTGCTATCCTGGGTCCCTTAAACACAAACCCAAGGAGCTCAGTGCAGCATCAGTTTCAAGACACTTTTCCAG GTCCGTACGCAGTTCTAACCAAGGACACGCTGCCCCAGACGTACAAGAGGAAACGTTCCTGGTCCAGGGCTGTTTTTTCCAACCTGCAGAGGAAAGGTTTAGAAAAACGGTTCGAAATCCAGAAGTATGTCACCAAACCGGACAGGAAGCAACTGGCGGCGATGCTGGGGCTGACAGATGCTCAA GTGAAGGTGTGGTTCCAGAACCGGCGGATGAAGTGGCGGCACTCCAAGGAAGCGCAGGCCCAGAAGGACAAGGAGCCGCcgccggagccggagccggcGGCCCAGCGAGCCGGCATAGAagcgcccgccgcccccggggAGCCCGAGCGCAGCCCCAGCCGCTCCGAAGGCGACAGCGACAGCAGCGACGCTGAGTCCCTCGACATGGCCCCCAGCGACACGGAAAGGACTGAGGGCGCCGACCGGAGCCTGCCGGCCGCCGGGCTGGGCAAGTCCTCCGGCAGCGCCGGCCTGCCTTCCCCGCCGCCCGCCAGCCCCGAGCCGCGGGGCGGTCTATAG